The proteins below come from a single Micromonospora citrea genomic window:
- a CDS encoding SDR family NAD(P)-dependent oxidoreductase has translation MPVDPTELAACLAVLARLDDADLDEATRQELERAVTAAHRGIKRRARARRDATTRAADRALLATATRFHTEIPDPAPPGTGSAPSGADPGTAGLGTLRRARHCYVCKVAYRQVDVDYHLMCPPCAAENRERRHARCDLTGRTAVVTGGRVKIGFHTALKLLRDGADVIVTTRFPRDAARRFAAVPDADDWVGRLYVHGLDLLDLAGTLDFVALVRRRFAGLDILVNNAAQTLYRPAAYHREVRAAESTALEGPAARIAIGAAPATAPSAGLPSGLDAFFPAGRADETGQPLDLREVNSWVLSDAEVSPDEWLQVHVVNAFAPFLLTSRLRPLMRASAHPQRHVVQVSAMEGSYSRSGKTTRHPHTNMAKASLNMLVRTVAPDYLTSGIHMNSVDTGWVTDERPHPGKVAQRELGFRPPLDVVDGAARVYDPIVRGVRGTPVSGQFLKDYRSVPW, from the coding sequence GTGCCCGTCGATCCCACCGAGCTGGCGGCCTGCCTCGCCGTCCTCGCCCGGCTCGACGACGCCGACCTGGACGAGGCGACCCGGCAGGAACTGGAGCGGGCGGTCACCGCCGCCCACCGGGGGATCAAGAGGCGCGCCAGAGCGCGCCGGGACGCCACGACCCGGGCGGCGGACCGCGCGCTGCTGGCCACCGCCACGCGATTCCACACCGAAATCCCCGATCCCGCACCGCCCGGCACCGGTTCCGCACCATCCGGTGCCGACCCCGGCACGGCCGGACTCGGGACGCTCCGCAGGGCACGGCACTGCTACGTGTGCAAGGTCGCCTACCGGCAGGTGGACGTGGACTACCACCTGATGTGCCCGCCGTGCGCGGCGGAGAACCGCGAGCGGCGCCACGCCCGCTGCGACCTGACCGGCCGCACCGCCGTGGTGACCGGCGGCCGGGTGAAGATCGGCTTCCACACCGCGCTCAAGCTGCTCCGTGACGGTGCCGACGTGATCGTGACGACCCGGTTCCCCCGCGACGCGGCCCGCCGCTTCGCCGCCGTGCCGGACGCCGACGACTGGGTCGGCCGGCTCTACGTGCACGGGCTGGACCTGCTCGACCTGGCCGGCACGCTCGATTTCGTCGCGCTGGTCCGGCGGCGCTTCGCCGGGCTGGACATCCTGGTCAACAACGCCGCACAGACGCTCTACCGGCCGGCGGCGTACCACCGGGAGGTCCGGGCGGCCGAGTCCACGGCGCTGGAGGGGCCGGCGGCGCGGATCGCGATCGGCGCCGCGCCCGCCACGGCTCCTTCGGCCGGGCTGCCCTCCGGGCTGGACGCGTTCTTCCCCGCCGGGCGGGCCGACGAGACGGGTCAGCCGCTCGATCTGCGCGAGGTCAACTCCTGGGTGCTCAGCGACGCCGAGGTCAGTCCGGACGAGTGGTTGCAGGTGCACGTGGTGAATGCGTTCGCGCCGTTCCTGCTCACCTCCCGGCTGCGCCCGCTGATGCGGGCGAGCGCCCATCCGCAGCGACACGTCGTGCAGGTCTCCGCGATGGAGGGCAGCTACTCCCGCTCCGGCAAGACCACCCGACACCCCCACACCAACATGGCCAAGGCCTCGCTGAACATGCTGGTCCGCACGGTCGCACCCGATTACCTGACCAGCGGCATCCACATGAACAGCGTGGACACCGGCTGGGTCACCGACGAGCGGCCGCACCCGGGCAAGGTGGCCCAGCGCGAACTCGGCTTCCGGCCACCGCTCGACGTCGTGGACGGGGCCGCCCGGGTCTACGACCCGATCGTGCGCGGCGTACGCGGGACGCCGGTGAGCGGCCAGTTCCTCAAGGACTACCGGAGCGTGCCCTGGTGA
- a CDS encoding ankyrin repeat domain-containing protein yields the protein MERRRQREKQLRLLGYASPPAVIAAATARRRAGDWRGACAAAAVDVHVDLRDVAARYGTDEAARVEGELRGLAPDLLRRFLPRTGSLALLPRATVVLSRLPGPVRTTARLLRRGVPLLVATLPLTDHSPQRIGLRVTDSLRLPTRWHDLPGWCWDAEAVATRRWAYGASAVRLAWHTPDGRPYPQGGTAAAGRADDRATEVETVAALLAARQPVAAYEAAGLTVDPDVGRQDPAWLAPALVAHAPALSVLADETRRLAHRYGTTTQFGDSHRLAVEIAGDGQLTVRQAAWDEPVAGPYAFGAPAPADVALLRWGDLTPDELHPLVHQALFPGRTQAWRAPEPAPCPPIRIRCGRDWHSVQLAAGRLVTAHTDEELRREFLLAGLGGPVGGCAAAVRAWRTGAKPMPKEIRRLRQDLFARAFHGDTEGLLALLADGIDPELRDNRGRTLAHWLPWVDHHRVLPALTAAGVDPDAPDRDGHTPLHAAALSLATEVMEALLAAGADPDAVDERGRTAAEVLAFARTLTRR from the coding sequence ATGGAACGCCGCCGGCAGCGGGAGAAGCAACTGCGACTCCTGGGATACGCCTCCCCACCGGCCGTGATCGCCGCCGCCACCGCCCGCCGACGGGCCGGTGACTGGCGGGGCGCCTGCGCCGCCGCGGCGGTCGACGTGCACGTCGACCTGCGGGACGTGGCCGCCCGGTACGGCACCGACGAGGCCGCCCGCGTCGAAGGCGAACTGCGCGGCCTCGCCCCCGACCTGCTGCGCCGCTTCCTGCCCCGTACCGGGTCGCTGGCCCTGCTGCCCCGCGCTACTGTCGTGCTCTCCCGGCTGCCCGGCCCGGTCCGGACGACCGCGCGGCTGCTCCGCCGGGGCGTCCCGCTGCTGGTGGCGACCCTGCCGCTCACCGACCACAGCCCTCAGCGGATCGGGCTGCGGGTCACCGACAGTCTGCGCCTGCCGACCCGGTGGCACGACCTGCCCGGCTGGTGCTGGGACGCCGAGGCGGTCGCCACCCGCCGCTGGGCCTACGGCGCCTCGGCCGTCCGACTCGCCTGGCACACGCCCGACGGCCGTCCGTATCCGCAGGGCGGCACGGCCGCGGCCGGCCGTGCCGACGACCGCGCCACCGAGGTGGAGACGGTGGCCGCGCTGCTGGCGGCCCGACAGCCGGTGGCGGCCTACGAGGCGGCCGGGCTCACCGTCGACCCGGACGTGGGCCGGCAGGACCCCGCCTGGCTCGCGCCCGCACTCGTCGCCCACGCGCCGGCGCTGTCCGTGCTCGCCGATGAGACCCGGCGGCTCGCCCACCGCTACGGGACGACGACGCAGTTCGGCGACAGCCACAGGCTGGCCGTCGAGATCGCCGGCGACGGCCAGCTGACCGTCCGCCAGGCGGCCTGGGACGAGCCGGTCGCCGGGCCGTACGCCTTCGGGGCGCCCGCGCCGGCGGACGTGGCGCTGCTGCGCTGGGGCGACCTGACCCCGGACGAGCTGCACCCGCTGGTGCACCAGGCCCTCTTCCCCGGGCGGACCCAGGCATGGCGGGCTCCGGAGCCGGCGCCGTGCCCACCGATCCGGATCCGGTGCGGGCGGGACTGGCACTCCGTCCAGCTCGCGGCCGGCCGCCTCGTCACCGCGCACACCGACGAGGAGTTGCGCCGGGAGTTCCTGCTCGCCGGGCTGGGCGGGCCGGTCGGCGGCTGCGCGGCGGCGGTGCGCGCCTGGCGTACCGGGGCGAAGCCGATGCCGAAGGAGATCCGCAGGCTCCGGCAGGACCTCTTCGCCCGCGCGTTCCACGGCGACACCGAAGGACTACTCGCCCTGCTCGCCGACGGGATCGACCCAGAGCTGCGCGACAACCGGGGTCGCACGCTGGCGCACTGGCTGCCCTGGGTCGACCACCACCGGGTGCTCCCGGCGCTCACCGCGGCCGGGGTCGACCCCGACGCACCCGACCGGGACGGGCACACCCCCCTGCACGCCGCCGCCCTCTCGCTCGCCACCGAGGTGATGGAGGCCCTGCTCGCGGCCGGGGCCGATCCGGACGCTGTGGACGAGCGGGGTCGTACCGCCGCCGAAGTGCTCGCCTTCGCACGAACGCTGACACGACGGTAG
- a CDS encoding PadR family transcriptional regulator: MALEHAILVSLLERPGSGYELARRFERSIGRFWTATHQQIYRVLKRMETDGWVTAEEIGQEGRPDKRSFSVAPAGRAALVTWLRAPVQPEAVRHELAVKIRGAAFDDAAGRAALVTEVERYRATHEATLARYLTGERRDFPDPAARDAETALQHVVLRGGIAYERMVLAWLDDVLATLRTLDD; encoded by the coding sequence ATGGCGCTCGAACACGCGATCCTGGTCTCCCTGCTCGAACGACCGGGCTCCGGCTACGAGCTGGCCCGGCGGTTCGAGCGCTCCATCGGCCGCTTCTGGACCGCCACCCACCAGCAGATCTACCGCGTGCTCAAACGGATGGAGACCGACGGCTGGGTGACCGCCGAGGAGATCGGCCAGGAGGGCCGCCCCGACAAGCGGTCCTTCTCGGTCGCGCCGGCCGGTCGGGCCGCGCTGGTGACCTGGCTGCGCGCCCCGGTCCAGCCGGAGGCGGTGCGGCACGAGTTGGCCGTCAAGATCCGTGGGGCCGCCTTCGACGACGCCGCCGGCCGCGCCGCGCTGGTCACCGAGGTCGAGCGCTACCGCGCCACCCACGAGGCCACGCTCGCCCGCTACCTCACCGGCGAGCGGCGCGACTTCCCGGACCCCGCCGCGCGCGACGCCGAGACGGCGCTCCAGCACGTCGTGCTGCGCGGCGGCATCGCGTACGAGCGGATGGTGCTGGCCTGGCTCGACGACGTGCTGGCCACCCTGCGCACCCTCGACGACTGA
- a CDS encoding acyl-CoA dehydrogenase family protein, which translates to MTGSPLLNPRTYDPAHLDDTSRRLLRATVDWFEGRGKRALLDTYNRHEWYGDFLDFAAKEGLFAAFCTPAAEGGGDPAKRWDTARNAALSEILGFYGLGYWYTWQVTVLGLGPVWQSDNAAARARAAGLLADGHVMAFGLSERAHGADIYSTDMLLTPDGAGGFRATGAKYYIGNGNVAGLVSVFGRRADVEGPDGYVFFAADSRHPAYHLVRNVVNAQMYVSEFRLADYPVRAEDVLHTGRAAFDAALNTVNVGKFNLCTASIGICEHAMYEAVTHAHDRVLYGRRVTDFPHVRRELTDAYARLVAMKLFSDRAVDYFRSAGPDDRRYLLFNPMTKMKVTTEGERVIDLLWDVIAAKGFEADTYFDKAAKDIRGLPKLEGTVHVNLALILKFMANYLFHPVDHPPVPTRHDAADDEFLFRQGPARGLGAIRFHDWRAAYDAHADVPNVARFREQADGLCALLAAHAPSEEQQRDLDFLLALGQLFALVVYGHLILEQAALTGLDRDVLDEIFDVLVRDFSGYATELHGKAAATEAQAAWALAHVRRPVPDAERTARVWARVAALSGAYEMRP; encoded by the coding sequence GTGACGGGCTCGCCGCTGCTCAACCCGCGCACCTACGACCCCGCCCACCTCGACGACACCTCCCGCCGGCTGCTGCGCGCCACCGTCGACTGGTTCGAGGGCCGGGGCAAGCGGGCGCTGCTCGACACCTACAACCGGCACGAGTGGTACGGCGACTTCCTGGACTTCGCCGCCAAGGAGGGGCTCTTCGCCGCCTTCTGCACCCCTGCCGCCGAGGGCGGAGGGGATCCGGCGAAGCGCTGGGACACCGCCCGCAACGCCGCGCTCAGCGAGATCCTCGGCTTCTACGGCCTCGGCTACTGGTACACCTGGCAGGTCACCGTGCTCGGCCTCGGCCCGGTCTGGCAGAGCGACAACGCCGCCGCCCGGGCCCGCGCCGCCGGGCTGCTGGCCGACGGCCACGTGATGGCGTTCGGCCTCTCCGAGCGCGCCCACGGCGCGGACATCTACTCCACAGACATGCTGCTGACCCCCGACGGGGCGGGCGGGTTCCGGGCCACCGGCGCCAAGTACTACATCGGCAACGGCAACGTCGCCGGGCTGGTCTCGGTCTTCGGTCGCCGCGCCGACGTCGAGGGCCCGGACGGCTACGTCTTCTTCGCCGCCGACAGCCGCCACCCGGCCTACCACCTGGTCCGCAACGTGGTCAACGCGCAGATGTACGTCAGCGAGTTCCGCCTGGCGGACTACCCGGTGCGCGCCGAGGACGTGCTGCACACCGGCCGGGCCGCGTTCGACGCCGCCCTCAACACGGTCAACGTGGGCAAGTTCAACCTCTGCACCGCCTCGATCGGCATCTGCGAGCACGCCATGTACGAGGCGGTGACCCACGCCCACGACCGGGTCCTCTACGGCCGGCGGGTCACCGACTTCCCGCACGTGCGGCGCGAGCTGACCGACGCGTACGCCCGCCTCGTGGCGATGAAGCTGTTCAGCGACCGCGCCGTCGACTACTTCCGCTCCGCCGGCCCGGACGACCGCCGGTACCTGCTGTTCAACCCGATGACCAAGATGAAGGTCACCACCGAGGGCGAGCGGGTGATCGACCTGCTCTGGGACGTCATCGCCGCGAAGGGCTTCGAGGCGGACACCTACTTTGACAAGGCCGCCAAGGACATCCGCGGGCTGCCCAAGCTCGAGGGGACGGTGCACGTCAACCTCGCGCTGATCCTCAAGTTCATGGCGAACTACCTGTTCCACCCGGTCGACCACCCGCCGGTGCCGACCCGGCACGACGCCGCCGACGACGAGTTCCTGTTCCGGCAGGGCCCGGCCCGGGGCCTCGGCGCGATCCGCTTCCACGACTGGCGGGCCGCCTACGACGCGCACGCCGACGTGCCGAACGTCGCCCGCTTCCGGGAGCAGGCCGACGGCCTCTGCGCGCTGCTGGCCGCGCACGCCCCGAGCGAGGAGCAGCAGCGCGACCTCGACTTCCTGCTCGCCCTCGGCCAGCTCTTCGCGCTGGTCGTCTACGGCCACCTGATCCTGGAGCAGGCCGCGCTGACCGGCCTGGACCGCGACGTGCTCGACGAGATCTTCGACGTGCTGGTCCGCGACTTCTCCGGGTACGCCACCGAGCTGCACGGCAAGGCCGCCGCCACCGAGGCGCAGGCGGCCTGGGCGCTGGCGCACGTCCGCCGGCCGGTGCCGGACGCGGAGCGGACGGCCCGGGTGTGGGCGCGGGTGGCGGCGCTCAGCGGCGCGTACGAGATGCGTCCCTGA
- a CDS encoding glycoside hydrolase family 44 protein, giving the protein MQLRNVLLPVALAATVGAVALPAPAAAATGPALTVDATAGRHAISPHVYGMNFADEALARDIRLPIHRYGGNHTTRYNFRADTSNRAADWYFENIPNDNADPASLPRGSETDRFVEQDRATGSETVMTVPMLGWIAKERARSCGFSVARYGPQQSTDPWTPDCGNGRKPDGTPITGNDPEDTSAAVGPQYVTDFVNHLKSRFGGAADGGVAFYNLDNEPDLWHSTHRDVRPVGLGYDELRDRTYEYAAAIKAADPDAKTLGPVGWGLNSIHYSGLDQDVCGRTGCWSNPPDRAAHGGKELGPWYLEQMRAYEQRHGTRILDYFDIHIYPQQAGVHNSAAGDAATQQLRLRSTRQLWDPTYVDESWINKPVRMIPRMRELVDTHYPGTKIAMTEYSWGAFGHLNGALTQADVLGIFGREGLDMANLWTAPRSDEPVAHAFRIYRNYDGKGGAFGETSVRATSADQGRLAIYAAERAADKALTMVVVNKTGDDLSSPLALTGESAGIAQVWRYSGANLAGIVREADQPVSSTGFTATFPANSVTHIVLPRGDGNPPADTEAPTAPGKPTAGAVTATSVALSWAPSTDDTGVAGYDVHRVEGNSTVRLGSVTGTAYTVTGLAPDSAYTFVVTARDAAGNVSTASPGLPVRTAPAPTGGCRVTWKTNSWPGGFTANITIANTGTTAIDGWTLAFDFPDAQQRLGQGWSATWRQTGTTVTAGSMGWNGRLASGASTDVGFNGTWSGHNPAPTGFTLNGRTCAD; this is encoded by the coding sequence GTGCAACTCCGCAACGTCCTGCTCCCCGTGGCGCTCGCCGCCACCGTCGGGGCCGTCGCACTGCCGGCTCCCGCCGCGGCGGCCACCGGTCCGGCACTCACCGTCGACGCCACCGCCGGCCGACACGCCATCAGTCCGCACGTCTACGGCATGAACTTCGCCGACGAGGCGCTGGCCCGCGACATCCGGCTCCCGATCCACCGCTACGGCGGCAACCACACCACCCGCTACAACTTCCGCGCCGACACCAGCAACCGGGCCGCCGACTGGTACTTCGAGAACATCCCGAACGACAACGCCGATCCGGCGAGCCTGCCCCGGGGCTCCGAGACCGACAGATTCGTCGAGCAGGACAGGGCCACCGGCAGCGAGACCGTCATGACGGTTCCCATGCTGGGCTGGATCGCCAAGGAACGCGCCAGGTCGTGCGGCTTCAGCGTGGCCAGATACGGCCCCCAGCAGTCCACCGACCCGTGGACCCCCGACTGCGGCAACGGCAGAAAGCCGGACGGCACACCGATCACCGGGAACGACCCCGAGGACACCAGCGCCGCGGTCGGGCCGCAGTACGTCACCGACTTCGTCAACCACCTCAAGAGCCGGTTCGGCGGCGCGGCGGACGGCGGGGTCGCCTTCTACAACCTCGACAACGAACCCGACCTGTGGCACTCCACCCACCGCGATGTGCGCCCCGTCGGCCTCGGCTACGACGAGCTGCGCGACCGCACCTACGAGTACGCGGCCGCGATCAAGGCGGCCGACCCCGACGCGAAGACCCTCGGGCCGGTCGGCTGGGGCCTGAACTCGATTCACTACTCCGGACTGGACCAGGACGTCTGCGGGCGCACCGGCTGCTGGTCGAACCCGCCGGACCGCGCCGCGCACGGGGGCAAGGAGCTCGGCCCCTGGTACCTGGAGCAGATGCGCGCCTACGAGCAGCGGCACGGCACCCGCATTCTGGACTACTTCGACATCCACATCTATCCCCAGCAGGCCGGCGTGCACAACTCCGCGGCCGGTGACGCGGCCACCCAGCAGCTGCGCCTTCGCTCCACCCGGCAACTCTGGGACCCGACGTACGTCGACGAGAGCTGGATCAACAAGCCGGTCCGGATGATCCCCCGGATGCGGGAGCTGGTCGACACCCACTACCCGGGCACGAAGATCGCCATGACCGAGTACAGCTGGGGCGCGTTCGGGCACCTCAACGGGGCGCTCACTCAGGCGGACGTCCTCGGCATCTTCGGCCGGGAGGGCCTGGACATGGCCAACCTCTGGACGGCGCCGCGCAGCGACGAACCGGTGGCGCACGCCTTCCGCATCTACCGCAACTACGACGGCAAGGGTGGGGCCTTCGGCGAGACCTCGGTCCGGGCAACCAGCGCCGACCAGGGCAGGCTGGCGATCTACGCGGCCGAGCGGGCCGCCGACAAGGCGCTGACGATGGTCGTGGTGAACAAGACCGGCGACGACCTCAGCAGCCCCTTGGCGCTCACCGGCGAGTCCGCCGGCATCGCGCAGGTGTGGCGCTACAGCGGCGCGAACCTGGCTGGCATCGTCCGCGAGGCGGACCAGCCGGTCTCCTCGACCGGCTTCACCGCCACGTTCCCGGCCAACTCCGTCACGCACATCGTGCTGCCGCGCGGTGACGGTAACCCTCCGGCCGACACCGAGGCGCCGACGGCGCCGGGCAAGCCGACGGCGGGTGCCGTCACCGCCACCAGCGTCGCGCTGAGCTGGGCGCCGTCGACCGACGACACCGGCGTGGCCGGGTACGACGTGCACCGGGTCGAGGGCAACTCCACGGTGCGGCTCGGCAGCGTCACCGGCACGGCGTACACCGTCACCGGGCTGGCGCCGGACTCGGCGTACACCTTCGTGGTGACCGCCCGGGACGCGGCGGGCAACGTCTCGACGGCGTCGCCGGGGCTGCCGGTACGGACGGCGCCGGCACCGACCGGCGGGTGCAGGGTGACCTGGAAGACCAACAGTTGGCCGGGCGGCTTCACCGCGAACATCACCATCGCGAACACCGGCACCACCGCGATCGACGGCTGGACCCTCGCCTTCGACTTCCCGGACGCCCAGCAACGACTCGGTCAGGGCTGGTCGGCGACCTGGCGGCAGACCGGCACCACCGTCACCGCCGGGAGCATGGGTTGGAACGGCAGGCTCGCCTCCGGCGCGTCCACCGACGTCGGCTTCAACGGCACCTGGTCCGGTCACAACCCGGCGCCGACAGGTTTCACCCTGAACGGCCGCACCTGCGCTGACTGA
- a CDS encoding pectate lyase, with amino-acid sequence MKVLAGINTNWGDTARFSRITILDDPNRTTRICVKYKGVPKGSEPTEIGEGADGVNCLYSASDITWR; translated from the coding sequence ATGAAGGTGCTGGCCGGCATCAACACCAACTGGGGCGACACGGCCCGGTTCAGCCGGATCACCATCCTCGACGACCCGAACCGCACGACCCGGATCTGCGTCAAGTACAAGGGCGTACCGAAGGGCAGCGAGCCGACCGAGATCGGCGAGGGCGCGGACGGCGTGAACTGCCTCTACTCCGCCTCGGACATCACCTGGCGGTAA
- a CDS encoding pectate lyase family protein: protein MWKQAVGAALIMTLVATPGSAPAAPARDGTVDAADTLSWAARHLGRQALPAGDGWAAEGPGTTGGSAAAPDEVHVVTSRAELVAALGGDNTTNRGNATPKIIYVEGEVDGFEGPDGTPLDCADLADPEYSLAAYLAAYDPAVWGRVAPSGPLEAARVRSVTNQTRQTQINVGPNTTIVGLGGARLTGMTLMLDGAHNTIVRNLTFDDARDCFPAWSPTDGAAGNWNSQYDQISVRRSEHVWIDHNTFTDGDNPDSAQPLRFGRPYQVHDGSVDVTHTASLVTVSHNRFVGRDKVMLIGSSNTVGPDVGRLKVSLHHNLFDGVLQRLPRVRFGQVDVWNNHYRLTGDGFEYAIGVGVQSAVVAENNFFGLAAGVAADDLLYDWGGTAVTTRGNWVRSGGDRPRPVDLVAAYNATHEPDLAPHAGWAPTLRRGPVLPAPAVPAVVGALAGADRLPL from the coding sequence ATGTGGAAGCAGGCAGTGGGTGCGGCGTTGATCATGACGCTCGTGGCGACACCCGGAAGCGCGCCGGCCGCCCCGGCCCGCGACGGCACCGTCGACGCGGCCGACACGCTCTCCTGGGCCGCCCGGCACCTCGGCCGGCAGGCGTTGCCCGCCGGGGACGGTTGGGCCGCCGAGGGGCCGGGCACCACCGGCGGGTCGGCCGCCGCCCCCGACGAGGTGCACGTGGTCACCAGCCGGGCCGAGCTGGTCGCGGCCCTCGGCGGCGACAACACCACCAACCGGGGCAACGCCACCCCGAAGATCATCTACGTCGAGGGCGAGGTCGACGGCTTCGAGGGGCCCGACGGGACCCCGCTCGACTGCGCCGACCTCGCCGACCCGGAGTACTCGCTGGCGGCGTACCTGGCCGCGTACGACCCGGCGGTCTGGGGGCGGGTGGCGCCGAGCGGCCCGCTGGAGGCGGCGCGCGTGCGGTCCGTGACGAACCAGACCCGGCAGACCCAGATCAACGTCGGCCCGAACACCACAATCGTCGGCTTGGGCGGCGCGCGGCTGACCGGCATGACGCTGATGCTCGACGGCGCGCACAACACGATCGTGCGGAACCTGACCTTCGACGACGCCCGGGACTGCTTCCCCGCCTGGTCCCCCACCGACGGCGCCGCCGGCAACTGGAACTCCCAGTACGACCAGATCTCGGTGCGCCGCAGCGAGCACGTCTGGATCGACCACAACACCTTCACCGACGGCGACAACCCCGACAGCGCGCAGCCGCTGCGCTTCGGCCGGCCGTACCAGGTGCACGACGGGTCGGTGGACGTCACGCACACCGCGAGCCTGGTGACCGTCTCGCACAACCGGTTCGTCGGGCGGGACAAGGTCATGCTGATCGGCTCGTCCAACACCGTCGGCCCGGACGTCGGGCGGCTGAAGGTGAGCCTGCACCACAACCTCTTCGACGGGGTGCTCCAGCGCCTGCCCCGGGTGCGGTTCGGCCAGGTGGACGTGTGGAACAACCACTACCGGCTGACCGGCGACGGGTTCGAGTACGCGATCGGCGTCGGGGTGCAGTCCGCCGTGGTCGCCGAGAACAACTTCTTCGGCCTCGCCGCCGGCGTCGCGGCCGACGACCTGCTGTACGACTGGGGCGGCACCGCCGTCACCACCCGGGGCAACTGGGTCCGCTCCGGTGGAGACCGGCCCCGGCCGGTGGACCTGGTGGCCGCCTACAACGCGACGCACGAACCGGACCTGGCCCCGCACGCCGGCTGGGCGCCGACCCTACGGCGCGGCCCCGTGCTGCCGGCGCCCGCGGTGCCGGCGGTCGTGGGGGCGCTGGCCGGCGCGGACCGGCTGCCCCTGTAG
- a CDS encoding Gfo/Idh/MocA family protein — translation MAIVGANGHGRWHRRVVAPLHAAGRLRLVALVDVRPVEDDPAAPVPDGTLVGTDHREMLRAARPDVVVVCTPPHTHLPIALDCLAAGADLLLEKPPVLSTAEHRELAAALAATGRACQVGFQALGSAALARLTDAIRAGRLGDVTGIATVAAWQRPDGYYARAPWAGRRTLHGRPVLDGALANPLAHAVMQCLAVAEAAAGDGPVRPVRVEVERYRVRPIEVDDTATLRVLSRSGPPVVAAVTLAGEDFVAGEVIVTGTAGRAVLEYPTDRLLLPGDAGPREVPGRRGLLENLLAHRADPAGVPLIAPLARTAPFTAVLEAVTAAPEPTPLGGDLVSATGTGAERVLTVRGINRLLRRAADEGALLSELGVPWATRPHRRDLEEAGGTATHCN, via the coding sequence GTGGCGATCGTCGGGGCCAACGGGCACGGGCGGTGGCACCGGCGGGTCGTCGCCCCGCTGCACGCCGCCGGGCGGCTGCGGCTGGTCGCCCTGGTGGACGTACGCCCGGTCGAGGACGACCCGGCGGCGCCGGTGCCGGACGGCACGCTTGTCGGCACCGACCACCGGGAGATGCTGCGGGCGGCCCGGCCGGACGTGGTGGTGGTCTGCACCCCGCCGCACACCCACCTGCCGATCGCCCTGGACTGCCTCGCCGCCGGCGCCGACCTGCTGCTGGAGAAGCCCCCGGTGCTGTCCACCGCCGAGCACCGGGAGCTGGCCGCCGCCCTCGCGGCGACGGGCCGGGCGTGCCAGGTCGGCTTCCAGGCGCTCGGCTCGGCGGCGCTGGCCCGGCTGACCGACGCGATCCGGGCCGGGCGGCTCGGCGACGTCACCGGCATCGCGACGGTGGCGGCCTGGCAGCGCCCCGACGGCTACTACGCGCGGGCGCCCTGGGCCGGGCGGCGGACGCTGCACGGCCGGCCGGTGCTCGACGGCGCCCTGGCCAACCCGCTGGCGCACGCGGTCATGCAGTGCCTGGCGGTGGCCGAGGCGGCGGCCGGGGACGGACCGGTGCGGCCGGTGCGCGTCGAGGTGGAGCGCTACCGGGTCCGGCCGATCGAGGTGGACGACACGGCGACCCTGCGGGTGCTGTCCCGCTCGGGGCCGCCGGTCGTCGCGGCGGTGACCCTGGCCGGCGAGGACTTCGTCGCCGGCGAGGTGATCGTGACCGGCACCGCCGGCCGCGCCGTGCTGGAGTACCCGACCGACCGGTTGCTGCTGCCCGGCGACGCCGGCCCGCGCGAGGTGCCGGGCCGGCGCGGGCTGCTGGAGAACCTCCTCGCCCACCGGGCCGACCCGGCGGGCGTGCCGCTGATCGCGCCGCTGGCCCGCACGGCGCCGTTCACGGCGGTGCTGGAGGCGGTCACCGCCGCGCCGGAGCCGACGCCCCTGGGCGGGGATCTCGTGAGCGCCACCGGCACCGGCGCGGAGCGGGTGCTGACCGTGCGCGGGATCAACCGGCTGCTGCGCCGGGCCGCAGACGAGGGTGCGCTCCTGTCGGAGCTGGGGGTGCCCTGGGCGACGCGACCGCACCGCCGGGACCTGGAGGAGGCAGGAGGGACCGCAACGCACTGCAACTGA